Below is a genomic region from Insulibacter thermoxylanivorax.
GATCAGACCGGCGATGATCAGATATGGTGCGAGGCCGGATGCGAAGTTCACCAGCGGGAACATCCGGTGGCGTGCGACCAGCATCGGATAGGAAACCGAGTGTTGAATCGCGTGACCGACTTCGTGGCAGGCAACGGAGATCGCTGCGATGGAAGTGGAACCGTATACGGGTTCGGACAAGCGCACGACCTTATGGATCGGATCGTAATGGTCGGTCAGCGTCCCCTGAACCGGTTCGATCTTCACATCGTAGAGCCCGTGGTTATCCAGCATCCGCCGCGCCGCCTCGTAGCCGGTGATACCGGAGGAACTTGGCACTTCCGCCCATCTGCGGAAGGTTCCCTGCACTTTAAACTGTGCCCATATGGATAATCCGAAAGCAAGCAGGATGGGGATGTCCATCCAGTGTAAACCGCCAAAGCCAAAAAACATGCTAGATCCCTCCGAAGATTAAGAATGAAATGTGGTATTTGTCACTTTATCATTATTTCATTACGTTCTGGAAACTGCAAGGTTTCAATTTAAGAATATTAAATGATCAAGCTGTAGATTTCAAGAGGTGCACGGTCTCTGAAACGGCGTTCACTAGGTGTACGCTCAATCAAGCAGCTTCTGGAACAAGA
It encodes:
- a CDS encoding zinc metallopeptidase; the encoded protein is MFFGFGGLHWMDIPILLAFGLSIWAQFKVQGTFRRWAEVPSSSGITGYEAARRMLDNHGLYDVKIEPVQGTLTDHYDPIHKVVRLSEPVYGSTSIAAISVACHEVGHAIQHSVSYPMLVARHRMFPLVNFASGLAPYLIIAGLIFGGLGSVFGQTMFLAGIIFFAAAVAFQVITLPVEFNASARARELMISEGFITNSEERGVAKVLNAAALTYVAATIIAVLQLLKFILIFLNSQNRD